One genomic region from Lineus longissimus chromosome 6, tnLinLong1.2, whole genome shotgun sequence encodes:
- the LOC135489024 gene encoding collagen alpha-4(VI) chain-like isoform X3: MSQLGTAFVLILLGTIAQIQSQNCGSSLGDRLSGNCTPTTPPSCQLQNNLNLVVKGCSPEDAAQGICVRQKLDLVFMMDESASIYPRQFKQQKDFVKQIVEGFEIGPEDTQIGLLTFGWGAKVRFNMNSYKRKSHVLQAIDYVRQRGGDTDTAEALRVVREYCFDDDHGSRAKSGDVRQVAVIITDGISLDGGKTIEAAKKTKEKGIIIITIGVGQKIKFEELEEVASRKDYVFAVDDYDELASLVSRIGPSACRPIQDQPQAPRGPTDPDAPGDQPQLPASHADSLGLPTRPLAVVASEAMTISTKGCENKVLDLFFILDVSLGYFDIRRMMGFVASTVYAMNVTGSKTRIGLITYSNNVHVYFELNENMDKQEVLQALRTVRRVPKRTRNAANVHEALKTVRAHLFDQKYGARKFAAKAVVLISDESEPDNGTFNEAAKIRELGATIFAFGVRHWVRAKDILPLVGLKTPEYMFLVDSYKKLADKRAQLNDMLCKVQAALGVEMDSCNKPNPVDLVFILDESSSIPYKSFVEEKDFMKNVVNQFKIAPKRSRVGLISYSTNATVQFYLDTHKTNAGVTSGVDELRRDGGDTSTWEALRVLRTFGFRDGVRHRNRRRRRRRHGEKPKIGIVITDGKSQRPWETAREALKVQKTGTILFAVGIGNNISFDELHSIASADDFVLTVDSFHDLRDIVDLVSILLCKVSHRQINIPLPGPPLDLRKETYKKGVDVVFVMDTKNAGQMDTSKVAKFAKKVVERFHIGIDGLQVSVIPCGWTAIPSFNLNTYQTKEEVINKLEMNLDHDLKTLLAKVAGRSFSADHGARPRGQARRIVVVITDEPVIDLDSVQKEAYNIKAQSAHVYVIGIGKMVRRRQLEMISSDPIGHYLIMLPNYKQLINDQSIYRHIAHAIYKGLHDQPAITFRA; this comes from the exons ACCACACCGCCTTCATGCCAACTACAAAACAATCTGAACCTAGTCGTCAAGGGCTGTTCACCG GAGGATGCTGCTCAGG GAATATGCGTCCGCCAGAAGTTGGATCTCGTCTTCATGATGGACGAATCGGCCAGCATCTACCCGCGTCAGTTTAAACAACAGAAAGACTTCGTCAAACAGATTGTCGAAGGATTCGAAATAGGGCCAGAAGACACCCAGATAGGCCTCCTGACGTTTGGATGGGGCGCCAAGGTCCGTTTCAATATGAACTCTTACAAGCGAAAATCGCATGTTCTTCAGGCGATAGATTACGTTCGACAGCGAGGCGGAGACACGGACACTGCTGAGGCCCTCCGAGTGGTCCGTGAATATTgttttgatgatgatcatggaaGCAGGGCGAAATCAGGAGATGTCCGTCAGGTTGCAGTGATTATTACCGATGGAATATCCTTGGATGGTGGTAAAACAATCGAAGCTGCCAAAAAGACTAAGGAAAAAGGGATCATCATCATAACCATTGGTGTTGGACAGAAGATCAAGTTTGAGGAATTAGAAGAAGTAGCCTCTCGGAAGGACTACGTATTTGCAGTGGATGACTATGACGAGTTAGCTTCTCTTGTCAGTAGAATTGGACCAAGTGCTTGTCGACCCATACAGGACCAACCTCAGGCCCCCCGAGGCCCAACAGACCCTGATGCGCCAGGGGACCAACCACAACTCCCGGCAAGCCACGCGGACTCTCTTGGTCTACCTACCCGGCCTCTGGCTGTAGTGGCCTCTGAAGCAATGACCATAAGTACAAAGG GATGTGAGAACAAGGTCCTCGATCTTTTTTTCATCCTCGATGTATCATTGGGGTACTTTGATATCCGGCGTATGATGGGCTTCGTGGCCTCCACGGTCTACGCCATGAACGTAACCGGGTCAAAAACGAGAATCGGTCTGATCACCTACAGCAATAACGTTCACGTCTACTTTGAGTTGAACGAGAATATGGATAAGCAAGAGGTGTTACAGGCCCTACGAACTGTTCGGCGGGTCCCGAAGCGGACGCGGAATGCAGCGAACGTCCACGAAGCCTTAAAGACGGTGCGAGCGCATCTCTTTGACCAGAAGTACGGCGCGAGGAAATTTGCTGCCAAGGCTGTTGTTTTGATCAGTGATGAATCCGAACCGGACAACGGCACCTTCAACGAAGCTGCGAAGATCAGGGAGCTGGGAGCAACGATATTTGCCTTCGGAGTACGGCATTGGGTCAGAGCGAAGGATATCTTACCACTTGTTGGCTTGAAGACGCCTGAGTATATGTTCCTTGTGGACAGTTATAAGAAGCTAGCCGATAAACGGGCACAGCTGAATGACATGCTCTGCAAGGTTCAGGCAGCATTAGGAGTAGAAATGG ATTCCTGCAACAAACCAAACCCAGTAGACTTGGTATTCATCCTCGACGAGTCCTCCAGCATCCCGTACAAGTCTTTTGTAGAGGAAAAGGATTTCATGAAAAACGTCGTAAACCAGTTCAAGATCGCCCCAAAAAGGTCGAGAGTTGGCTTGATAAGCTATTCGACCAATGCTACTGTTCAGTTTTACCTAGATACGCACAAGACGAATGCTGGTGTTACGAGTGGCGTGGACGAATTGAGGAGGGACGGCGGAGATACGAGCACGTGGGAGGCACTCCGTGTGTTGCGCACTTTTGGTTTCCGTGACGGCGTCAG GCACAGGAACCGACGAAGGCGGCGAAGGCGACACGGAGAGAAACCTAAAATCGGCATCGTGATCACAGACGGGAAGTCGCAGCGACCATGGGAGACCGCCCGGGAGGCGCTGAAGGTCCAGAAGACTGGCACGATCCTATTCGCAGTGGGCATAGGGAACAACATCAGTTTCGATGAGCTGCACAGCATCGCCTCCGCCGACGACTTTGTCCTGACTGTGGATAGCTTCCATGACCTCCGAGATATTGTCGACCTTGTCAGCATATTGCTTTGCAAAG TCAGCCACCGCCAAATCAATATCCCTCTCCCTGGCCCACCCCTTGACTTGAGAAAGGAAACCTACAAGAAGGGCGTAGATGTGGTCTTCGTGATGGATACTAAGAACGCCGGACAGATGGATACGAGTAAAGTGGCAAAATTCGCCAAGAAGGTCGTGGAAAGGTTCCACATTGGAATAGATGGACTACAG GTTTCAGTCATTCCATGTGGTTGGACGGCCATCCCCAGCTTTAACCTCAACACGTACCAGACTAAGGAAGAGGTCATCAACAAGTTGGAGATGAACTTGGATCATGATCTGAAGACATTACTCGCAAAG GTTGCCGGAAGATCGTTCAGCGCGGACCACGGCGCACGACCGCGGGGCCAAGCGAGGAGGATCGTGGTGGTGATCACGGACGAACCGGTCATTGACCTTGACAGTGTACAGAAGGAAGCTTACAATATCAAGGCGCAGTCGGCCCACGTGTACGTCATCGGCATTGGAAAAATGGTGCGGAGAAG GCAACTGGAGATGATTTCGAGCGACCCCATTGGCCATTACCTCATCATGTTACCTAACTACAAACAGCTGATCAATGATCAATCCATCTACAGGCACATTGCGCACGCAATCTACAAAG GTCTCCATGATCAACCTGCCATTACGTTTAGGGCCTAA
- the LOC135489024 gene encoding collagen alpha-4(VI) chain-like isoform X1, protein MSQLGTAFVLILLGTIAQIQSQNCGSSLGDRLSGNCTPTTPPSCQLQNNLNLVVKGCSPVVYLLNHTSPEDAAQGICVRQKLDLVFMMDESASIYPRQFKQQKDFVKQIVEGFEIGPEDTQIGLLTFGWGAKVRFNMNSYKRKSHVLQAIDYVRQRGGDTDTAEALRVVREYCFDDDHGSRAKSGDVRQVAVIITDGISLDGGKTIEAAKKTKEKGIIIITIGVGQKIKFEELEEVASRKDYVFAVDDYDELASLVSRIGPSACRPIQDQPQAPRGPTDPDAPGDQPQLPASHADSLGLPTRPLAVVASEAMTISTKGCENKVLDLFFILDVSLGYFDIRRMMGFVASTVYAMNVTGSKTRIGLITYSNNVHVYFELNENMDKQEVLQALRTVRRVPKRTRNAANVHEALKTVRAHLFDQKYGARKFAAKAVVLISDESEPDNGTFNEAAKIRELGATIFAFGVRHWVRAKDILPLVGLKTPEYMFLVDSYKKLADKRAQLNDMLCKVQAALGVEMDSCNKPNPVDLVFILDESSSIPYKSFVEEKDFMKNVVNQFKIAPKRSRVGLISYSTNATVQFYLDTHKTNAGVTSGVDELRRDGGDTSTWEALRVLRTFGFRDGVRHRNRRRRRRRHGEKPKIGIVITDGKSQRPWETAREALKVQKTGTILFAVGIGNNISFDELHSIASADDFVLTVDSFHDLRDIVDLVSILLCKVSHRQINIPLPGPPLDLRKETYKKGVDVVFVMDTKNAGQMDTSKVAKFAKKVVERFHIGIDGLQVSVIPCGWTAIPSFNLNTYQTKEEVINKLEMNLDHDLKTLLAKVAGRSFSADHGARPRGQARRIVVVITDEPVIDLDSVQKEAYNIKAQSAHVYVIGIGKMVRRRQLEMISSDPIGHYLIMLPNYKQLINDQSIYRHIAHAIYKGLHDQPAITFRA, encoded by the exons ACCACACCGCCTTCATGCCAACTACAAAACAATCTGAACCTAGTCGTCAAGGGCTGTTCACCG GTTGTTTACCTACTTAACCATACAAGCCCA GAGGATGCTGCTCAGG GAATATGCGTCCGCCAGAAGTTGGATCTCGTCTTCATGATGGACGAATCGGCCAGCATCTACCCGCGTCAGTTTAAACAACAGAAAGACTTCGTCAAACAGATTGTCGAAGGATTCGAAATAGGGCCAGAAGACACCCAGATAGGCCTCCTGACGTTTGGATGGGGCGCCAAGGTCCGTTTCAATATGAACTCTTACAAGCGAAAATCGCATGTTCTTCAGGCGATAGATTACGTTCGACAGCGAGGCGGAGACACGGACACTGCTGAGGCCCTCCGAGTGGTCCGTGAATATTgttttgatgatgatcatggaaGCAGGGCGAAATCAGGAGATGTCCGTCAGGTTGCAGTGATTATTACCGATGGAATATCCTTGGATGGTGGTAAAACAATCGAAGCTGCCAAAAAGACTAAGGAAAAAGGGATCATCATCATAACCATTGGTGTTGGACAGAAGATCAAGTTTGAGGAATTAGAAGAAGTAGCCTCTCGGAAGGACTACGTATTTGCAGTGGATGACTATGACGAGTTAGCTTCTCTTGTCAGTAGAATTGGACCAAGTGCTTGTCGACCCATACAGGACCAACCTCAGGCCCCCCGAGGCCCAACAGACCCTGATGCGCCAGGGGACCAACCACAACTCCCGGCAAGCCACGCGGACTCTCTTGGTCTACCTACCCGGCCTCTGGCTGTAGTGGCCTCTGAAGCAATGACCATAAGTACAAAGG GATGTGAGAACAAGGTCCTCGATCTTTTTTTCATCCTCGATGTATCATTGGGGTACTTTGATATCCGGCGTATGATGGGCTTCGTGGCCTCCACGGTCTACGCCATGAACGTAACCGGGTCAAAAACGAGAATCGGTCTGATCACCTACAGCAATAACGTTCACGTCTACTTTGAGTTGAACGAGAATATGGATAAGCAAGAGGTGTTACAGGCCCTACGAACTGTTCGGCGGGTCCCGAAGCGGACGCGGAATGCAGCGAACGTCCACGAAGCCTTAAAGACGGTGCGAGCGCATCTCTTTGACCAGAAGTACGGCGCGAGGAAATTTGCTGCCAAGGCTGTTGTTTTGATCAGTGATGAATCCGAACCGGACAACGGCACCTTCAACGAAGCTGCGAAGATCAGGGAGCTGGGAGCAACGATATTTGCCTTCGGAGTACGGCATTGGGTCAGAGCGAAGGATATCTTACCACTTGTTGGCTTGAAGACGCCTGAGTATATGTTCCTTGTGGACAGTTATAAGAAGCTAGCCGATAAACGGGCACAGCTGAATGACATGCTCTGCAAGGTTCAGGCAGCATTAGGAGTAGAAATGG ATTCCTGCAACAAACCAAACCCAGTAGACTTGGTATTCATCCTCGACGAGTCCTCCAGCATCCCGTACAAGTCTTTTGTAGAGGAAAAGGATTTCATGAAAAACGTCGTAAACCAGTTCAAGATCGCCCCAAAAAGGTCGAGAGTTGGCTTGATAAGCTATTCGACCAATGCTACTGTTCAGTTTTACCTAGATACGCACAAGACGAATGCTGGTGTTACGAGTGGCGTGGACGAATTGAGGAGGGACGGCGGAGATACGAGCACGTGGGAGGCACTCCGTGTGTTGCGCACTTTTGGTTTCCGTGACGGCGTCAG GCACAGGAACCGACGAAGGCGGCGAAGGCGACACGGAGAGAAACCTAAAATCGGCATCGTGATCACAGACGGGAAGTCGCAGCGACCATGGGAGACCGCCCGGGAGGCGCTGAAGGTCCAGAAGACTGGCACGATCCTATTCGCAGTGGGCATAGGGAACAACATCAGTTTCGATGAGCTGCACAGCATCGCCTCCGCCGACGACTTTGTCCTGACTGTGGATAGCTTCCATGACCTCCGAGATATTGTCGACCTTGTCAGCATATTGCTTTGCAAAG TCAGCCACCGCCAAATCAATATCCCTCTCCCTGGCCCACCCCTTGACTTGAGAAAGGAAACCTACAAGAAGGGCGTAGATGTGGTCTTCGTGATGGATACTAAGAACGCCGGACAGATGGATACGAGTAAAGTGGCAAAATTCGCCAAGAAGGTCGTGGAAAGGTTCCACATTGGAATAGATGGACTACAG GTTTCAGTCATTCCATGTGGTTGGACGGCCATCCCCAGCTTTAACCTCAACACGTACCAGACTAAGGAAGAGGTCATCAACAAGTTGGAGATGAACTTGGATCATGATCTGAAGACATTACTCGCAAAG GTTGCCGGAAGATCGTTCAGCGCGGACCACGGCGCACGACCGCGGGGCCAAGCGAGGAGGATCGTGGTGGTGATCACGGACGAACCGGTCATTGACCTTGACAGTGTACAGAAGGAAGCTTACAATATCAAGGCGCAGTCGGCCCACGTGTACGTCATCGGCATTGGAAAAATGGTGCGGAGAAG GCAACTGGAGATGATTTCGAGCGACCCCATTGGCCATTACCTCATCATGTTACCTAACTACAAACAGCTGATCAATGATCAATCCATCTACAGGCACATTGCGCACGCAATCTACAAAG GTCTCCATGATCAACCTGCCATTACGTTTAGGGCCTAA
- the LOC135489024 gene encoding collagen alpha-1(XII) chain-like isoform X4 encodes MSQLGTAFVLILLGTIAQIQTTPPSCQLQNNLNLVVKGCSPVVYLLNHTSPEDAAQGICVRQKLDLVFMMDESASIYPRQFKQQKDFVKQIVEGFEIGPEDTQIGLLTFGWGAKVRFNMNSYKRKSHVLQAIDYVRQRGGDTDTAEALRVVREYCFDDDHGSRAKSGDVRQVAVIITDGISLDGGKTIEAAKKTKEKGIIIITIGVGQKIKFEELEEVASRKDYVFAVDDYDELASLVSRIGPSACRPIQDQPQAPRGPTDPDAPGDQPQLPASHADSLGLPTRPLAVVASEAMTISTKGCENKVLDLFFILDVSLGYFDIRRMMGFVASTVYAMNVTGSKTRIGLITYSNNVHVYFELNENMDKQEVLQALRTVRRVPKRTRNAANVHEALKTVRAHLFDQKYGARKFAAKAVVLISDESEPDNGTFNEAAKIRELGATIFAFGVRHWVRAKDILPLVGLKTPEYMFLVDSYKKLADKRAQLNDMLCKVQAALGVEMDSCNKPNPVDLVFILDESSSIPYKSFVEEKDFMKNVVNQFKIAPKRSRVGLISYSTNATVQFYLDTHKTNAGVTSGVDELRRDGGDTSTWEALRVLRTFGFRDGVRHRNRRRRRRRHGEKPKIGIVITDGKSQRPWETAREALKVQKTGTILFAVGIGNNISFDELHSIASADDFVLTVDSFHDLRDIVDLVSILLCKVSHRQINIPLPGPPLDLRKETYKKGVDVVFVMDTKNAGQMDTSKVAKFAKKVVERFHIGIDGLQVSVIPCGWTAIPSFNLNTYQTKEEVINKLEMNLDHDLKTLLAKVAGRSFSADHGARPRGQARRIVVVITDEPVIDLDSVQKEAYNIKAQSAHVYVIGIGKMVRRRQLEMISSDPIGHYLIMLPNYKQLINDQSIYRHIAHAIYKGLHDQPAITFRA; translated from the exons ACCACACCGCCTTCATGCCAACTACAAAACAATCTGAACCTAGTCGTCAAGGGCTGTTCACCG GTTGTTTACCTACTTAACCATACAAGCCCA GAGGATGCTGCTCAGG GAATATGCGTCCGCCAGAAGTTGGATCTCGTCTTCATGATGGACGAATCGGCCAGCATCTACCCGCGTCAGTTTAAACAACAGAAAGACTTCGTCAAACAGATTGTCGAAGGATTCGAAATAGGGCCAGAAGACACCCAGATAGGCCTCCTGACGTTTGGATGGGGCGCCAAGGTCCGTTTCAATATGAACTCTTACAAGCGAAAATCGCATGTTCTTCAGGCGATAGATTACGTTCGACAGCGAGGCGGAGACACGGACACTGCTGAGGCCCTCCGAGTGGTCCGTGAATATTgttttgatgatgatcatggaaGCAGGGCGAAATCAGGAGATGTCCGTCAGGTTGCAGTGATTATTACCGATGGAATATCCTTGGATGGTGGTAAAACAATCGAAGCTGCCAAAAAGACTAAGGAAAAAGGGATCATCATCATAACCATTGGTGTTGGACAGAAGATCAAGTTTGAGGAATTAGAAGAAGTAGCCTCTCGGAAGGACTACGTATTTGCAGTGGATGACTATGACGAGTTAGCTTCTCTTGTCAGTAGAATTGGACCAAGTGCTTGTCGACCCATACAGGACCAACCTCAGGCCCCCCGAGGCCCAACAGACCCTGATGCGCCAGGGGACCAACCACAACTCCCGGCAAGCCACGCGGACTCTCTTGGTCTACCTACCCGGCCTCTGGCTGTAGTGGCCTCTGAAGCAATGACCATAAGTACAAAGG GATGTGAGAACAAGGTCCTCGATCTTTTTTTCATCCTCGATGTATCATTGGGGTACTTTGATATCCGGCGTATGATGGGCTTCGTGGCCTCCACGGTCTACGCCATGAACGTAACCGGGTCAAAAACGAGAATCGGTCTGATCACCTACAGCAATAACGTTCACGTCTACTTTGAGTTGAACGAGAATATGGATAAGCAAGAGGTGTTACAGGCCCTACGAACTGTTCGGCGGGTCCCGAAGCGGACGCGGAATGCAGCGAACGTCCACGAAGCCTTAAAGACGGTGCGAGCGCATCTCTTTGACCAGAAGTACGGCGCGAGGAAATTTGCTGCCAAGGCTGTTGTTTTGATCAGTGATGAATCCGAACCGGACAACGGCACCTTCAACGAAGCTGCGAAGATCAGGGAGCTGGGAGCAACGATATTTGCCTTCGGAGTACGGCATTGGGTCAGAGCGAAGGATATCTTACCACTTGTTGGCTTGAAGACGCCTGAGTATATGTTCCTTGTGGACAGTTATAAGAAGCTAGCCGATAAACGGGCACAGCTGAATGACATGCTCTGCAAGGTTCAGGCAGCATTAGGAGTAGAAATGG ATTCCTGCAACAAACCAAACCCAGTAGACTTGGTATTCATCCTCGACGAGTCCTCCAGCATCCCGTACAAGTCTTTTGTAGAGGAAAAGGATTTCATGAAAAACGTCGTAAACCAGTTCAAGATCGCCCCAAAAAGGTCGAGAGTTGGCTTGATAAGCTATTCGACCAATGCTACTGTTCAGTTTTACCTAGATACGCACAAGACGAATGCTGGTGTTACGAGTGGCGTGGACGAATTGAGGAGGGACGGCGGAGATACGAGCACGTGGGAGGCACTCCGTGTGTTGCGCACTTTTGGTTTCCGTGACGGCGTCAG GCACAGGAACCGACGAAGGCGGCGAAGGCGACACGGAGAGAAACCTAAAATCGGCATCGTGATCACAGACGGGAAGTCGCAGCGACCATGGGAGACCGCCCGGGAGGCGCTGAAGGTCCAGAAGACTGGCACGATCCTATTCGCAGTGGGCATAGGGAACAACATCAGTTTCGATGAGCTGCACAGCATCGCCTCCGCCGACGACTTTGTCCTGACTGTGGATAGCTTCCATGACCTCCGAGATATTGTCGACCTTGTCAGCATATTGCTTTGCAAAG TCAGCCACCGCCAAATCAATATCCCTCTCCCTGGCCCACCCCTTGACTTGAGAAAGGAAACCTACAAGAAGGGCGTAGATGTGGTCTTCGTGATGGATACTAAGAACGCCGGACAGATGGATACGAGTAAAGTGGCAAAATTCGCCAAGAAGGTCGTGGAAAGGTTCCACATTGGAATAGATGGACTACAG GTTTCAGTCATTCCATGTGGTTGGACGGCCATCCCCAGCTTTAACCTCAACACGTACCAGACTAAGGAAGAGGTCATCAACAAGTTGGAGATGAACTTGGATCATGATCTGAAGACATTACTCGCAAAG GTTGCCGGAAGATCGTTCAGCGCGGACCACGGCGCACGACCGCGGGGCCAAGCGAGGAGGATCGTGGTGGTGATCACGGACGAACCGGTCATTGACCTTGACAGTGTACAGAAGGAAGCTTACAATATCAAGGCGCAGTCGGCCCACGTGTACGTCATCGGCATTGGAAAAATGGTGCGGAGAAG GCAACTGGAGATGATTTCGAGCGACCCCATTGGCCATTACCTCATCATGTTACCTAACTACAAACAGCTGATCAATGATCAATCCATCTACAGGCACATTGCGCACGCAATCTACAAAG GTCTCCATGATCAACCTGCCATTACGTTTAGGGCCTAA
- the LOC135489024 gene encoding collagen alpha-4(VI) chain-like isoform X5, which translates to MSQLGTAFVLILLGTIAQIQTTPPSCQLQNNLNLVVKGCSPEDAAQGICVRQKLDLVFMMDESASIYPRQFKQQKDFVKQIVEGFEIGPEDTQIGLLTFGWGAKVRFNMNSYKRKSHVLQAIDYVRQRGGDTDTAEALRVVREYCFDDDHGSRAKSGDVRQVAVIITDGISLDGGKTIEAAKKTKEKGIIIITIGVGQKIKFEELEEVASRKDYVFAVDDYDELASLVSRIGPSACRPIQDQPQAPRGPTDPDAPGDQPQLPASHADSLGLPTRPLAVVASEAMTISTKGCENKVLDLFFILDVSLGYFDIRRMMGFVASTVYAMNVTGSKTRIGLITYSNNVHVYFELNENMDKQEVLQALRTVRRVPKRTRNAANVHEALKTVRAHLFDQKYGARKFAAKAVVLISDESEPDNGTFNEAAKIRELGATIFAFGVRHWVRAKDILPLVGLKTPEYMFLVDSYKKLADKRAQLNDMLCKVQAALGVEMDSCNKPNPVDLVFILDESSSIPYKSFVEEKDFMKNVVNQFKIAPKRSRVGLISYSTNATVQFYLDTHKTNAGVTSGVDELRRDGGDTSTWEALRVLRTFGFRDGVRHRNRRRRRRRHGEKPKIGIVITDGKSQRPWETAREALKVQKTGTILFAVGIGNNISFDELHSIASADDFVLTVDSFHDLRDIVDLVSILLCKVSHRQINIPLPGPPLDLRKETYKKGVDVVFVMDTKNAGQMDTSKVAKFAKKVVERFHIGIDGLQVSVIPCGWTAIPSFNLNTYQTKEEVINKLEMNLDHDLKTLLAKVAGRSFSADHGARPRGQARRIVVVITDEPVIDLDSVQKEAYNIKAQSAHVYVIGIGKMVRRRQLEMISSDPIGHYLIMLPNYKQLINDQSIYRHIAHAIYKGLHDQPAITFRA; encoded by the exons ACCACACCGCCTTCATGCCAACTACAAAACAATCTGAACCTAGTCGTCAAGGGCTGTTCACCG GAGGATGCTGCTCAGG GAATATGCGTCCGCCAGAAGTTGGATCTCGTCTTCATGATGGACGAATCGGCCAGCATCTACCCGCGTCAGTTTAAACAACAGAAAGACTTCGTCAAACAGATTGTCGAAGGATTCGAAATAGGGCCAGAAGACACCCAGATAGGCCTCCTGACGTTTGGATGGGGCGCCAAGGTCCGTTTCAATATGAACTCTTACAAGCGAAAATCGCATGTTCTTCAGGCGATAGATTACGTTCGACAGCGAGGCGGAGACACGGACACTGCTGAGGCCCTCCGAGTGGTCCGTGAATATTgttttgatgatgatcatggaaGCAGGGCGAAATCAGGAGATGTCCGTCAGGTTGCAGTGATTATTACCGATGGAATATCCTTGGATGGTGGTAAAACAATCGAAGCTGCCAAAAAGACTAAGGAAAAAGGGATCATCATCATAACCATTGGTGTTGGACAGAAGATCAAGTTTGAGGAATTAGAAGAAGTAGCCTCTCGGAAGGACTACGTATTTGCAGTGGATGACTATGACGAGTTAGCTTCTCTTGTCAGTAGAATTGGACCAAGTGCTTGTCGACCCATACAGGACCAACCTCAGGCCCCCCGAGGCCCAACAGACCCTGATGCGCCAGGGGACCAACCACAACTCCCGGCAAGCCACGCGGACTCTCTTGGTCTACCTACCCGGCCTCTGGCTGTAGTGGCCTCTGAAGCAATGACCATAAGTACAAAGG GATGTGAGAACAAGGTCCTCGATCTTTTTTTCATCCTCGATGTATCATTGGGGTACTTTGATATCCGGCGTATGATGGGCTTCGTGGCCTCCACGGTCTACGCCATGAACGTAACCGGGTCAAAAACGAGAATCGGTCTGATCACCTACAGCAATAACGTTCACGTCTACTTTGAGTTGAACGAGAATATGGATAAGCAAGAGGTGTTACAGGCCCTACGAACTGTTCGGCGGGTCCCGAAGCGGACGCGGAATGCAGCGAACGTCCACGAAGCCTTAAAGACGGTGCGAGCGCATCTCTTTGACCAGAAGTACGGCGCGAGGAAATTTGCTGCCAAGGCTGTTGTTTTGATCAGTGATGAATCCGAACCGGACAACGGCACCTTCAACGAAGCTGCGAAGATCAGGGAGCTGGGAGCAACGATATTTGCCTTCGGAGTACGGCATTGGGTCAGAGCGAAGGATATCTTACCACTTGTTGGCTTGAAGACGCCTGAGTATATGTTCCTTGTGGACAGTTATAAGAAGCTAGCCGATAAACGGGCACAGCTGAATGACATGCTCTGCAAGGTTCAGGCAGCATTAGGAGTAGAAATGG ATTCCTGCAACAAACCAAACCCAGTAGACTTGGTATTCATCCTCGACGAGTCCTCCAGCATCCCGTACAAGTCTTTTGTAGAGGAAAAGGATTTCATGAAAAACGTCGTAAACCAGTTCAAGATCGCCCCAAAAAGGTCGAGAGTTGGCTTGATAAGCTATTCGACCAATGCTACTGTTCAGTTTTACCTAGATACGCACAAGACGAATGCTGGTGTTACGAGTGGCGTGGACGAATTGAGGAGGGACGGCGGAGATACGAGCACGTGGGAGGCACTCCGTGTGTTGCGCACTTTTGGTTTCCGTGACGGCGTCAG GCACAGGAACCGACGAAGGCGGCGAAGGCGACACGGAGAGAAACCTAAAATCGGCATCGTGATCACAGACGGGAAGTCGCAGCGACCATGGGAGACCGCCCGGGAGGCGCTGAAGGTCCAGAAGACTGGCACGATCCTATTCGCAGTGGGCATAGGGAACAACATCAGTTTCGATGAGCTGCACAGCATCGCCTCCGCCGACGACTTTGTCCTGACTGTGGATAGCTTCCATGACCTCCGAGATATTGTCGACCTTGTCAGCATATTGCTTTGCAAAG TCAGCCACCGCCAAATCAATATCCCTCTCCCTGGCCCACCCCTTGACTTGAGAAAGGAAACCTACAAGAAGGGCGTAGATGTGGTCTTCGTGATGGATACTAAGAACGCCGGACAGATGGATACGAGTAAAGTGGCAAAATTCGCCAAGAAGGTCGTGGAAAGGTTCCACATTGGAATAGATGGACTACAG GTTTCAGTCATTCCATGTGGTTGGACGGCCATCCCCAGCTTTAACCTCAACACGTACCAGACTAAGGAAGAGGTCATCAACAAGTTGGAGATGAACTTGGATCATGATCTGAAGACATTACTCGCAAAG GTTGCCGGAAGATCGTTCAGCGCGGACCACGGCGCACGACCGCGGGGCCAAGCGAGGAGGATCGTGGTGGTGATCACGGACGAACCGGTCATTGACCTTGACAGTGTACAGAAGGAAGCTTACAATATCAAGGCGCAGTCGGCCCACGTGTACGTCATCGGCATTGGAAAAATGGTGCGGAGAAG GCAACTGGAGATGATTTCGAGCGACCCCATTGGCCATTACCTCATCATGTTACCTAACTACAAACAGCTGATCAATGATCAATCCATCTACAGGCACATTGCGCACGCAATCTACAAAG GTCTCCATGATCAACCTGCCATTACGTTTAGGGCCTAA